From a region of the Dictyostelium discoideum AX4 chromosome 2 chromosome, whole genome shotgun sequence genome:
- a CDS encoding MYND-type zinc finger-containing protein translates to MFKSFDGLKLSNSELEGRYIIANRDIDIGESILKCKSYFAVTCEDFKKNSCYNCIKLIKSPSPQQVPRCFGCNEVWYCSEKCKQDNQAKHQHYECAFFNNIKSPKLIQNSKLDFDSYSEIRIILGLLSRYYQDKLLNNKFNSSIIINNQQDDEEDFIKDTLDGVLDLVENDINEETNSVAKEYIDNIIEYIINILKLTINNNSNDNNNNNNNNNNNNNNNNNNNNNNNNNNNNNIEELIKLIRPLIQKVRCNQFGIWTKNDKCIGMAVSPSSSYFNHSCIPNCESVRDGSDMTFKSLFPIKKGDQINISYLALDKSTKRRRDYLKFGYYFHCQCPRCNSTDIDPTGKLEDSLDNWISKFYCHQKKCTGLYYSKLKLSLQSLTNIDNHEIQLSCSTCNDQLIVNSNFYLNKPNY, encoded by the coding sequence atgtttaaatCTTTTGATGGATTAAAATTATCGAATTCAGAGTTAGAGGGAAGGTATATTATAGCAAATAGAGATATTGACATTGGAGAGAGTATATTAAAATGTAAATCATATTTTGCAGTTACATgtgaagattttaaaaagaatagtTGTTACAATTGTATAAAGTTAATTAAATCACCATCACCTCAACAAGTACCAAGATGTTTTGGATGTAATGAAGTTTGGTATTGTAGTGAAAAATGTAAACAAGATAATCAAGCAAAACATCAACATTATGAATGTGCATTTTTCAACAATATAAAATcaccaaaattaattcaaaattcaaaacTCGATTTCGATTCATACTCTGAAATCAGAATAATACTTGGTTTACTCTCAAGATATTATcaagataaattattaaataataaattcaattcatcaataataataaataatcaacaagatgatgaagaagattttATAAAAGATACATTGGATGGTGTATTAGATTTAGTagaaaatgatataaatgaAGAAACAAATAGTGTAGCAAAAgaatatattgataatattattgaatatattataaatatattaaaattaacaataaataataatagtaatgataataataataataataataataataataataataataataataataataataataataataataataataataataataataataatattgaagaattaattaaattaattagaccattaattcaaaaagttAGATGTAATCAATTTGGAATTTGGACAAAGAATGATAAATGTATTGGTATGGCAGTATCACCAAGTAGTAGTTATTTTAATCATTCATGTATACCAAATTGTGAATCGGTTAGAGATGGTAGTGATATgacatttaaatcattatttccaattaaaaaaggtgACCAAATTAATATCTCTTATTTGGCATTAGATAAATCAACTAAAAGACGTAGagattatttgaaatttggtTACTACTTTCATTGTCAATGTCCAAGATGTAATTCAACAGATATTGATCCAACTGGTAAATTAGAGGATTCATTAGATAATTggatttcaaaattttattgcCATCAAAAGAAATGTACAGGTTTatattattcaaaattaaaattatcactACAATCATTAACCAACATTGATAATCATGAAATTCAATTATCATGTTCAACTTGTAAtgatcaattaattgttaattcaaatttttatttaaataaaccaaattattaa
- a CDS encoding SET domain-containing protein, producing the protein MFKSFNGLELKSSENEGRYLIATRDIQIGEDLLKCKSYFAVTSETLKTTSCFNCIKQLPSVIKLSLKCNQCNEIWYCNEQCKNENINKHQHYECKFYKKLKSPKLKVYPNFDIETFTEIRMIVGLLSRYYQDILLNNKFIEQQLNNNNNNNNDNEQLTNTLDDVFDLVENQVTEESNPAAKERIDSIVEFISELFNLVLLGSTTTKSIINNDDKIEMIRKINEKSRSIIHKTRCNQFGIWTKNDKCIGVAVSPSSSYFNHSCIPNCTDVRDGSNMTFKSLYPIKKGDQLTISYIELDQPIQDRKDELKYGYYFDCICPRCNGDSNSIDSMDNWISKFYCSQKKCTGLYYSKPMIPILNTLTSNHEIQLSCSNCNNINIVTPSFFNK; encoded by the coding sequence atgtttaaatcttttaatggattagaattaaaaagttCAGAGAATGAAGGTCGTTATTTAATAGCAACTCGTGATATTCAAATTGGagaagatttattaaaatgtaaATCATATTTTGCAGTTACATCAGAAACTTTAAAAACAACATCatgttttaattgtattaaacaattaccatcagttattaaattatcattaaaatgtAATCAATGTAATGAAATTTGGTATTGTAATGAACAatgtaaaaatgaaaatattaataaacatCAACATTATGAatgtaaattttataaaaaattaaaatcaccaaaattaaaagtttatccaaattttgatattgaaaCATTTACAGAAATTAGAATGATCGTTGGTTTGTTATCAAGATATTAtcaagatattttattaaataataaatttattgaacaacaattaaataacaacaataataataataatgataatgaacaATTAACAAATACATTAGATGATGTTTTTGATTTAGTAGAAAATCAAGTTACAGAAGAATCAAATCCAGCAGCAAAAGAAAGAATTGATTCAATCGTTGAATTTATAAGtgaattgtttaatttagtattattagggtcaacaacaacaaaatcaataattaataatgatgataaaattgaaatgattaggaaaattaatgaaaaaagtaGATCAATTATACATAAAACTAGATGTAATCAATTTGGAATTTGGACAAAGAATGATAAGTGTATTGGTGTTGCAGTATCACCAAGTAGTAGTTATTTTAATCATTCTTGTATACCAAATTGTACAGATGTTAGAGATGGTAGTAATATgacatttaaatcattatatcCAATTAAAAAGGGTGACCAATTGACAATATCTTATATTGAATTAGATCAACCAATACAAGATAGAAAAGATGAATTAAAGTATGGTTATTACTTTGATTGTATTTGTCCAAGATGTAATGgtgattcaaattcaattgattcaatggATAATTGGATTTCAAAGTTTTATTGTTCTCAAAAGAAATGTACAGGTTTATATTATTCAAAACCAATgataccaattttaaatacattaACTTCAAATCATGAAATTCAATTATCTTGttcaaattgtaataatattaatatagttacaccttctttttttaataaataa